One window of the Pan troglodytes isolate AG18354 chromosome 12, NHGRI_mPanTro3-v2.0_pri, whole genome shotgun sequence genome contains the following:
- the HNRNPLL gene encoding heterogeneous nuclear ribonucleoprotein L-like isoform X3 — protein sequence MSSSSSSPRETYEEDREYESQAKRLKTEEGEIDYSAEEGENRREATPRGGGDGGGGGRSFSQPEAGGSHHKVSVSPVVHVRGLCESVVEADLVEALEKFGTICYVMMMPFKRQALVEFENIDSAKECVTFAADEPVYIAGQQAFFNYSTSKRITRPGNTDDPSGGNKVLLLSIQNPLYPITVDVLYTVCNPVGKVQRIVIFKRNGIQAMVEFESVLCAQKAKAALNGADIYAGCCTLKIEYARPTRLNVIRNDNDSWDYTKPYLGRRDRGKGRQRQAILGEHPSSFRHDGYGSHGPLLPLPSRYRMGSRDTPELVAYPLPQASSSYMHGGNPSGSVVMVSGLHQLKMNCSRVFNLFCLYGNIEKVKFMKTIPGTALVEMGDEYAVERAVTHLNNVKLFGKRLNVCVSKQHSVVPSQIFELEDGTSSYKDFAMSKNNRFTSAGQASKNIIQPPSCVLHYYNVPLCVTEETFTKLCNDHEVLTFIKYKVFDAKPSAKTLSGLLEWECKTDAVEALTALNHYQIRVPNGVSLCHPG from the exons atgtcctcctcctcttcctcccccaggGAGACGTACGAGGAGGACCGGGAGTACGAGAGCCAGGCCAAGCGTCTCAAGACCGAGGAGGGGGAGATCGACTACTCGGCCGAGGAAGGCGAGAACCGCCGGGAAGCGACGCCCCGGGGCGGGGGcgatggcggcggcggcggccggagcTTCTCTCAGCCG GAGGCAGGTGGAAGTCATCATAAAGTTTCTGTTTCACCCGTCGTCCATGTTCGAGGACTCTGTGAATCTGTGGTGGAAGCAGACCTCGTGGAAGCGCTGGAAAAATTTGGGACAATATG CTATGTGATGATGATGCCATTTAAACGACAGGCTCTAGTGGAATTTGAAAACATAGATAGTGCCAAAGAATGTGTGACATTTGCTGCAGATGAACCCGTGTACATTGCTGGTCAACAGGCTTTTTTCAACTATTCTACAAGCAAAAGGATCACTCGGCCAGGAAATACTGATGATCCATCAGGAGGCAACAAAGTTCTTCTGCTCTCAATTCAGAATCCACTTTATCCAATTACAGTG gATGTTTTATATACGGTATGCAACCCTGTTGGCAAAGTGCAACGTATTGTTATATTCAAGAGAAATGGGATACAAGCAATggttga GTTTGAATCAGTCCTTTGTGCCCAGAAAGCTAAAGCAGCACTCAATGGAGCTGACATATACGCTGGATGTTGCACACTAAAAATTGAATATGCAcgg CCAACTCGTCTAAATGTTATTAGGAATGACAATGACAGTTGGGACTACACTAAACCATATTTGGGAAGACGAG ATAGAGGAAAGGGTCGCCAGAGACAAGCCATTTTGGGAGAACACCCTTCTTCGTTTAGACATGATGGCTATG GATCCCATGGTCCATTATTGCCTTTACCAAGTCGTTACAGAATGGGCTCTCGAGATACACCTGAACTTGTTGCTTATCCATTACCGCAGGCTTCTTCCTCTTACATGCATGGAGGAAATCCCTCTGGTTCAGTTGTAATGGTTAGTGGATTACATCAACTAAAAATGAATTGTTCAAGAGTCTTCAACCTGTTCTGCTTATATGGAAATATTGAGAAG GTAAAATTTATGAAGACCATTCCTGGTACAGCACTGGTAGAAATGGGTGATGAGTATGCTGTAGAAAGAGCTGTCACACACCTTAATAATGTCAAATTATTTGGGAAAAGACTTAATGTTTG TGTGTCTAAACAACATTCAGTTGTTCCAAGTCAAATATTTGAGCTGGAGGATGGTACCAGCAGCTACAAAGATTTTGCAATGAGCAAAAATAATCGCTTTACAAGTGCTGGCCAAGCATCTAAGAATATAATCCAGCCACCCTCCTGTGTTTTGCATTATTATAATGTTCCATTGTGTGTCACAGAAGAGACCTTCACAAAG TTGTGTAATGACCATGAAGTTCTTACATTCATCAAATATAAAGTGTTTGATGCAAAAC cttCAGCCAAAACACTTTCTGGTCTATTAGAATGGGAGTGCAAAACTGATGCAGTAGAAGCCCTTACGGCACTGAATCACTATCAGATAAGAGTGCCGA
- the HNRNPLL gene encoding heterogeneous nuclear ribonucleoprotein L-like isoform X6 encodes MAAAAAGASLSRYVMMMPFKRQALVEFENIDSAKECVTFAADEPVYIAGQQAFFNYSTSKRITRPGNTDDPSGGNKVLLLSIQNPLYPITVDVLYTVCNPVGKVQRIVIFKRNGIQAMVEFESVLCAQKAKAALNGADIYAGCCTLKIEYARPTRLNVIRNDNDSWDYTKPYLGRRDRGKGRQRQAILGEHPSSFRHDGYGSHGPLLPLPSRYRMGSRDTPELVAYPLPQASSSYMHGGNPSGSVVMVSGLHQLKMNCSRVFNLFCLYGNIEKVKFMKTIPGTALVEMGDEYAVERAVTHLNNVKLFGKRLNVCVSKQHSVVPSQIFELEDGTSSYKDFAMSKNNRFTSAGQASKNIIQPPSCVLHYYNVPLCVTEETFTKLCNDHEVLTFIKYKVFDAKPSAKTLSGLLEWECKTDAVEALTALNHYQIRVPKTGFHHVGQAGLELLDLMICPPPPSEVLGLQA; translated from the exons atggcggcggcggcggccggagcTTCTCTCAGCCG CTATGTGATGATGATGCCATTTAAACGACAGGCTCTAGTGGAATTTGAAAACATAGATAGTGCCAAAGAATGTGTGACATTTGCTGCAGATGAACCCGTGTACATTGCTGGTCAACAGGCTTTTTTCAACTATTCTACAAGCAAAAGGATCACTCGGCCAGGAAATACTGATGATCCATCAGGAGGCAACAAAGTTCTTCTGCTCTCAATTCAGAATCCACTTTATCCAATTACAGTG gATGTTTTATATACGGTATGCAACCCTGTTGGCAAAGTGCAACGTATTGTTATATTCAAGAGAAATGGGATACAAGCAATggttga GTTTGAATCAGTCCTTTGTGCCCAGAAAGCTAAAGCAGCACTCAATGGAGCTGACATATACGCTGGATGTTGCACACTAAAAATTGAATATGCAcgg CCAACTCGTCTAAATGTTATTAGGAATGACAATGACAGTTGGGACTACACTAAACCATATTTGGGAAGACGAG ATAGAGGAAAGGGTCGCCAGAGACAAGCCATTTTGGGAGAACACCCTTCTTCGTTTAGACATGATGGCTATG GATCCCATGGTCCATTATTGCCTTTACCAAGTCGTTACAGAATGGGCTCTCGAGATACACCTGAACTTGTTGCTTATCCATTACCGCAGGCTTCTTCCTCTTACATGCATGGAGGAAATCCCTCTGGTTCAGTTGTAATGGTTAGTGGATTACATCAACTAAAAATGAATTGTTCAAGAGTCTTCAACCTGTTCTGCTTATATGGAAATATTGAGAAG GTAAAATTTATGAAGACCATTCCTGGTACAGCACTGGTAGAAATGGGTGATGAGTATGCTGTAGAAAGAGCTGTCACACACCTTAATAATGTCAAATTATTTGGGAAAAGACTTAATGTTTG TGTGTCTAAACAACATTCAGTTGTTCCAAGTCAAATATTTGAGCTGGAGGATGGTACCAGCAGCTACAAAGATTTTGCAATGAGCAAAAATAATCGCTTTACAAGTGCTGGCCAAGCATCTAAGAATATAATCCAGCCACCCTCCTGTGTTTTGCATTATTATAATGTTCCATTGTGTGTCACAGAAGAGACCTTCACAAAG TTGTGTAATGACCATGAAGTTCTTACATTCATCAAATATAAAGTGTTTGATGCAAAAC cttCAGCCAAAACACTTTCTGGTCTATTAGAATGGGAGTGCAAAACTGATGCAGTAGAAGCCCTTACGGCACTGAATCACTATCAGATAAGAGTGCCGA agacggggtttcaccacgttggccaggctggtctcgaactcctggacctcatgatctgcccacctccgccttccgaagtgctgggattacaggcgtga